In Phenylobacterium zucineum HLK1, one DNA window encodes the following:
- the bioF gene encoding 8-amino-7-oxononanoate synthase — MDSLAAFATDKLAALESQSLRRRLRPTRRTDGVCVERGGRRLVSFSCNDYLGLSHHPAVKAAAAAAIESEGLGAGASRLVTGDNPLLATLERRLAALKGAEAACVFGSGYLANLGIIPTFMGAGDIVLVDELAHACIWGGARLSGAQVISFRHNDVDDLTGKLAAARGSARRALVATDGVFSMDGDIAPLDDISRTAQAWDAWLLVDDAHGLGVVGGGVGVGALFPSARIDLSMGTLSKALGAYGAYVCAAQPVIDLIKSRTRTVVYTTALPPAVAAGALAALDIIITEPKRVAAPRLRARRLTRSLGLPTAESAIVPIVLGDAETALAAAADLERQGLLAVAIRPPTVPANTARLRIACSALHTESQIDDLAAALQPWMQA; from the coding sequence ATGGACAGCCTTGCCGCCTTCGCCACGGACAAGCTCGCGGCTCTTGAGAGCCAAAGTCTCCGGCGCAGGCTGCGGCCGACGCGCCGGACGGACGGAGTCTGCGTGGAGCGCGGGGGCCGGCGCCTCGTCTCCTTCTCCTGCAATGACTATCTCGGCCTCAGCCACCACCCCGCGGTGAAGGCTGCTGCCGCGGCGGCGATTGAATCCGAAGGGCTCGGCGCGGGCGCGTCCCGCCTGGTGACGGGGGACAATCCCCTGCTCGCCACGCTTGAACGACGGCTCGCCGCGCTGAAGGGCGCAGAGGCCGCCTGCGTCTTCGGGTCGGGCTACCTGGCCAACCTCGGCATCATCCCGACCTTCATGGGCGCGGGCGACATTGTCCTCGTGGATGAGCTCGCCCATGCCTGCATCTGGGGCGGCGCGCGTCTGAGCGGGGCTCAGGTCATCAGCTTCAGGCACAACGACGTCGACGACCTCACGGGAAAGCTGGCCGCGGCGCGGGGCTCCGCCCGGCGGGCGCTCGTGGCCACGGATGGCGTCTTTTCGATGGATGGCGACATCGCGCCGCTCGACGACATCTCACGGACCGCGCAGGCCTGGGACGCCTGGCTGCTCGTGGACGATGCGCATGGCCTGGGGGTCGTGGGGGGCGGCGTCGGCGTAGGGGCCCTTTTTCCCTCGGCCAGGATCGACCTGTCCATGGGCACGCTCTCCAAGGCGCTCGGCGCATACGGCGCTTATGTGTGCGCTGCGCAGCCAGTCATCGATCTCATCAAGTCGCGGACGCGGACCGTGGTCTACACAACCGCCCTGCCCCCCGCCGTGGCGGCGGGCGCGCTGGCGGCCCTCGACATCATCATCACCGAGCCCAAGCGGGTCGCCGCGCCCCGGCTGCGGGCGCGACGCCTCACCAGATCGCTCGGCCTGCCGACGGCGGAGAGCGCGATCGTCCCGATCGTGCTCGGCGACGCCGAAACGGCGCTGGCCGCGGCCGCGGACCTGGAGCGCCAGGGCCTGCTCGCCGTCGCCATCCGGCCGCCGACCGTTCCGGCCAACACCGCGCGGCTGCGCATCGCCTGCAGCGCCCTGCACACCGAAAGCCAGATCGATGACCTGGCGGCCGCGCTTCAGCCCTGGATGCAGGCATGA
- the bioD gene encoding dethiobiotin synthase produces MSRYFVAGSHTDVGKTFVSCQLIRAERAAGRSATAFKPVLSGFDPDRAEASDAGQLLEALGEPVTSTRLDRISPLRFIAPLAPPSAARLEGVVLTRDRLLTLSNAWLSRTDADLNLLEGAGGVMSPIAEDATNLDLMTGLGLPVILVGGSYLGAISHTLTALEVLRTRSLTIAAVVVSQSADPEAPDFAETVELTRQHAGGVPIFAAPRNGHAAWASALTEALAARRRLRTSAA; encoded by the coding sequence ATGAGCCGTTACTTTGTGGCCGGGTCCCATACGGATGTCGGCAAGACCTTCGTCAGCTGTCAGCTGATCCGCGCCGAACGGGCGGCGGGCCGAAGCGCGACCGCCTTCAAGCCGGTTCTGAGCGGCTTCGATCCTGACCGCGCGGAGGCCAGCGACGCCGGCCAGCTTCTCGAGGCGCTCGGGGAGCCGGTGACGTCCACCCGTCTGGACCGGATCTCGCCCCTGCGCTTCATCGCCCCCCTGGCGCCGCCCTCGGCGGCAAGGCTCGAGGGCGTTGTCCTCACCCGAGACAGGCTCCTCACGCTCTCGAACGCCTGGCTGTCGAGAACGGACGCGGACCTGAACCTGCTGGAAGGCGCCGGCGGGGTGATGTCGCCGATCGCCGAAGACGCCACCAACCTCGACCTGATGACGGGTCTGGGCCTGCCGGTGATCCTGGTCGGCGGCTCCTACCTTGGGGCGATCAGCCATACGCTCACCGCACTGGAAGTACTGCGCACGCGCAGCCTGACCATCGCCGCGGTCGTCGTGTCCCAGTCAGCCGATCCGGAAGCGCCGGACTTCGCCGAGACGGTCGAACTCACCCGTCAGCATGCCGGAGGCGTTCCGATCTTCGCGGCGCCCCGCAACGGTCATGCTGCGTGGGCTTCGGCATTGACCGAGGCCCTGGCCGCCCGGCGACGGCTGAGGACCAGCGCAGCCTGA
- a CDS encoding Lrp/AsnC family transcriptional regulator, which translates to MATKLDAIDTRILNALIRDGRITWSDLAEEVGLSVTPTMRRVRQMEEAGVIRGYGAHLDVTRLIGEMPVFVSVTMERQVASALAGLERAVADLPEVMSGHLMSGTQDYLLHAYVRDMEHYRSLLDRLTQIPGIAHIQSSFVLNTFLARDAPLLEPSTRR; encoded by the coding sequence ATGGCGACAAAACTCGACGCGATCGACACGCGGATCCTGAATGCGCTCATTCGGGATGGGCGCATCACCTGGAGCGACCTCGCAGAGGAAGTCGGCCTCTCAGTGACGCCGACAATGCGGCGCGTGCGGCAGATGGAGGAGGCGGGCGTCATCCGTGGATATGGCGCGCATCTCGATGTCACCCGGCTGATCGGCGAGATGCCGGTCTTCGTGTCCGTCACCATGGAGCGGCAGGTTGCAAGCGCTCTGGCGGGGCTCGAGAGGGCGGTCGCGGATCTGCCCGAGGTGATGAGCGGTCACCTCATGAGCGGCACGCAGGATTACCTCCTGCACGCCTATGTCCGTGACATGGAACACTACCGGTCTCTGCTGGACCGGCTGACCCAGATTCCGGGGATCGCGCACATTCAGTCGAGCTTCGTACTGAACACGTTTCTTGCGCGCGACGCCCCGCTGCTCGAGCCTTCAACGCGGCGCTGA
- a CDS encoding indolepyruvate ferredoxin oxidoreductase family protein: MTTKRITSLDAIYNAEDGPTFMTGIQALVRLPLMQRRLDRLRGLNTAGLVSGYRGSPLGAYDQQLWKASRHLAAHDVTFLPGLNEDLAATALWGAQIHRAYGDTRVDGVFGVWYGKGNGVDRCGDVFRMANMMGASALGGVLAVGGDDHAAQSSIFPHQTDGIFQAVMMPVLQPADVSEILSLGLAGLELSRFSGLWVGFKTIAEVVESAASFELPAADPGFVRPATLAPAHGLNWDPGLAWPAQRAEYERRAVEERLPAAIGWAIANRIDRPVMTARRRDLCVVTVGKAHQDVMQALHDLGIGGAEAEAIGLSIYKVAMSWPLAAEPLIAFADGAREILVVEEKAAVVEEQLKAALFNRSGPRAKISGKTDPEGRPLLPQTGEFNASLVAEVLAARLGDGEAIGLADRLAALRSRRRSAEIVPFPARKPFFCSGCPHNTSTKTPDGSISGGGIGCHVMAVSQPALKTSTFSQMGGEGLQWVGAAPFSRTGHIFQNLGDGTYQHSGLLAIRAAIAARSNITYKILYNDAVAMTGGQPAEGSLAPEKILAQLVAEGVEDVRLVSDDAARWRGASLPQSVRIHDRDDLDAVQRELRETPGVTAILYEQTCAAEKRRRRKRGAFPDPDRRLFINPRVCEGCGDCSVQSNCIAVEPLQTEFGRKRRINQSSCNKDFSCVKGFCPSFVEIEGARVRKPDAAAVRAFEAERFPTLPEPTRLSQSDVWNIYVAGIGGLGVLTVGALLGTAAHLDGKAATVLDFTGLAQKNGAVVSQVRIAPEPGDIAAVRIGPGEIDLMIGADAVVAAGADGLAKLGRGRSAVVLNTDESPTADAVTDRDAALPMAAMTRTLLSRAGERGFSLSATRIAQGLFGDSVPANIFLVGYAWQQGLIPVSASAFEAAIEANGAAVELNRRAFAWGRLAAVDLAAVERAAGLAMAPANAAPESLDDLIARRAGDLTAYQNGGYARRYLELVERAHEATRAFGPAGEDFVRAVAVNAYKLMAYKDEYEVARLYSEPEFRQALAGQFSDSRRVSVWLAPPLLSRTDPRTGRPAKRRFGPWVFTAFAALARLKSLRGTWADPFGYTEERKNERRLAAAYDRDIRELSARLTRQTLPAATEFASLPQGVRGFGPVKAKAMAAYEARRAELLAQLVAAPIEQAA, translated from the coding sequence ATGACCACCAAGCGCATCACCAGTCTGGACGCGATCTATAACGCCGAGGACGGCCCGACCTTCATGACCGGCATCCAGGCCCTTGTGCGCCTCCCGCTCATGCAGCGTCGCCTCGACCGGCTGCGTGGCCTGAACACCGCAGGCCTGGTGTCCGGCTATCGCGGCTCCCCGCTGGGCGCCTACGACCAGCAACTCTGGAAGGCCTCGAGACATCTCGCGGCCCACGACGTCACCTTCCTGCCCGGGCTCAATGAAGATCTCGCCGCCACCGCGCTGTGGGGCGCCCAGATCCACCGGGCCTATGGCGACACGCGCGTCGATGGCGTCTTCGGCGTCTGGTACGGCAAGGGCAACGGCGTAGACCGCTGCGGCGACGTCTTCCGCATGGCCAACATGATGGGCGCGTCCGCCCTGGGCGGAGTCCTGGCCGTGGGCGGGGACGACCATGCCGCCCAGTCCTCCATCTTCCCGCACCAGACGGACGGCATCTTCCAGGCCGTCATGATGCCGGTCCTGCAGCCGGCCGATGTTTCGGAGATCCTCTCCCTGGGCCTGGCGGGCCTCGAGCTGTCGCGCTTCAGCGGCCTCTGGGTGGGCTTCAAGACCATCGCCGAGGTGGTCGAAAGCGCCGCCAGCTTCGAACTGCCCGCGGCAGATCCCGGATTCGTTCGCCCGGCCACGCTGGCGCCCGCGCACGGCCTGAACTGGGACCCGGGTCTCGCCTGGCCTGCTCAGCGGGCCGAGTACGAGCGGCGCGCGGTCGAGGAGCGGCTGCCGGCGGCGATCGGCTGGGCGATCGCCAACCGTATCGACCGTCCGGTGATGACCGCGCGACGCCGCGACCTCTGCGTCGTCACCGTGGGCAAGGCCCACCAGGATGTGATGCAGGCGCTGCACGATCTGGGCATTGGCGGGGCTGAAGCCGAGGCCATCGGTCTGTCCATCTACAAGGTCGCCATGAGCTGGCCTCTGGCCGCCGAGCCGCTGATCGCCTTCGCTGACGGCGCACGCGAAATTTTGGTGGTCGAAGAGAAGGCGGCGGTGGTGGAGGAGCAGCTCAAGGCCGCCCTCTTCAACCGATCCGGGCCGCGAGCAAAGATCAGCGGCAAGACCGATCCAGAGGGCCGGCCGCTGCTGCCGCAGACGGGCGAGTTCAACGCCAGCCTCGTGGCCGAGGTTCTCGCCGCCCGGCTTGGCGATGGCGAGGCGATCGGTCTTGCGGACCGCCTGGCGGCGCTGCGCAGCCGCAGGCGCTCCGCCGAGATCGTGCCCTTCCCGGCCCGCAAGCCGTTCTTCTGTTCCGGCTGCCCGCACAATACGTCGACGAAGACGCCGGATGGCTCGATCTCGGGCGGCGGCATCGGCTGCCACGTGATGGCCGTGTCTCAGCCGGCGCTGAAGACCTCGACCTTCAGCCAGATGGGCGGTGAAGGCCTGCAGTGGGTGGGCGCAGCGCCCTTCTCCAGGACCGGCCACATCTTCCAGAATCTCGGCGACGGCACCTACCAGCATAGCGGGCTGCTGGCGATCCGCGCCGCGATCGCGGCCAGGTCGAACATCACCTACAAGATCCTCTACAACGACGCCGTGGCGATGACCGGCGGCCAGCCCGCCGAAGGATCGCTGGCGCCGGAGAAGATCCTCGCCCAGCTGGTCGCGGAAGGGGTGGAGGACGTGCGGCTGGTCAGCGACGACGCCGCACGCTGGCGCGGCGCGAGCCTTCCCCAGAGCGTGCGCATTCACGACCGGGATGACCTGGACGCGGTCCAGCGCGAGCTGCGGGAAACTCCGGGCGTCACCGCGATCCTCTACGAGCAGACCTGCGCGGCTGAGAAGCGGCGCCGGCGCAAGCGCGGCGCCTTCCCTGATCCGGACCGCCGCCTGTTCATCAACCCCCGGGTCTGCGAGGGCTGCGGGGACTGCTCGGTGCAGTCGAACTGCATCGCCGTCGAGCCCCTCCAGACCGAGTTCGGGCGCAAGCGCCGCATCAACCAGTCGAGCTGCAACAAGGACTTCTCCTGCGTCAAAGGCTTCTGCCCGAGCTTCGTCGAGATCGAAGGCGCCAGGGTCCGCAAGCCGGACGCCGCCGCCGTCCGGGCCTTCGAAGCCGAGCGCTTCCCGACCCTGCCTGAGCCGACGCGCCTTTCGCAGTCGGACGTCTGGAACATCTATGTCGCCGGAATCGGCGGCCTGGGCGTCCTCACCGTGGGCGCCCTCCTCGGCACGGCGGCGCACCTGGACGGCAAGGCGGCGACGGTCCTGGACTTCACCGGTCTTGCGCAGAAGAACGGCGCCGTCGTCAGCCAGGTGCGCATCGCGCCCGAGCCCGGCGACATCGCCGCGGTCCGGATCGGACCTGGCGAGATCGACCTGATGATCGGCGCCGACGCCGTGGTCGCGGCCGGTGCCGACGGCCTCGCCAAGCTTGGCCGAGGCCGCAGCGCGGTCGTCCTCAACACGGACGAGAGTCCGACTGCGGACGCGGTCACCGATCGCGACGCCGCCCTGCCGATGGCGGCCATGACCAGGACCCTGCTGTCCCGGGCCGGCGAGCGAGGCTTCTCACTCTCGGCGACCCGGATCGCCCAGGGCCTGTTCGGCGACAGCGTGCCGGCGAACATCTTCCTGGTCGGCTACGCCTGGCAACAGGGCCTGATCCCGGTCTCCGCGAGCGCCTTTGAAGCCGCCATCGAAGCCAATGGCGCGGCCGTGGAGCTGAACCGGCGGGCGTTCGCCTGGGGACGGCTCGCGGCCGTGGATCTCGCCGCCGTGGAGCGGGCCGCAGGTCTCGCGATGGCTCCTGCGAACGCAGCGCCGGAGAGCCTCGACGACCTCATCGCCCGCCGTGCGGGGGATCTCACCGCCTACCAGAACGGCGGGTACGCGCGTCGTTATCTCGAGCTCGTCGAGCGCGCGCACGAGGCCACCCGCGCCTTCGGCCCCGCAGGAGAGGATTTCGTCCGCGCGGTCGCGGTCAACGCCTACAAGCTGATGGCCTATAAGGACGAGTATGAGGTGGCGCGCCTCTATTCCGAACCGGAGTTCCGGCAGGCGCTGGCGGGTCAGTTCTCCGACTCCAGACGGGTCTCCGTCTGGCTCGCACCGCCGCTGCTGTCCCGCACCGACCCGCGGACCGGCCGCCCGGCCAAGCGCAGGTTCGGGCCCTGGGTGTTCACGGCCTTCGCGGCCCTCGCTCGTCTCAAGAGCCTGCGGGGCACGTGGGCCGATCCTTTCGGATACACCGAAGAGCGGAAGAACGAGCGGCGCCTGGCGGCCGCCTACGATCGCGATATCCGTGAGCTGTCCGCCCGTCTGACGCGGCAGACGCTCCCGGCCGCCACGGAATTCGCCAGCCTGCCGCAGGGCGTGCGGGGGTTCGGCCCGGTAAAGGCCAAAGCCATGGCGGCGTACGAGGCCCGTCGCGCCGAACTCCTGGCGCAGCTTGTCGCCGCGCCCATTGAGCAGGCCGCCTGA
- a CDS encoding SWIB/MDM2 domain-containing protein: protein MAKATTNALQKPLTPSAELAQIVGAGQLSRGETVSRVWDYIKTNRLQNPQNKREIVADAKLKPIFGGKDRVSMFEMSKHLSGHLK from the coding sequence ATGGCCAAGGCCACGACCAACGCGCTGCAGAAGCCTCTCACCCCCTCAGCCGAACTCGCCCAGATCGTCGGCGCCGGTCAGCTGTCCCGCGGTGAAACCGTCTCGCGCGTGTGGGACTACATCAAGACCAACAGGCTGCAGAACCCGCAGAACAAGCGCGAGATCGTCGCCGACGCGAAGCTGAAGCCGATCTTCGGCGGCAAGGACCGTGTCTCGATGTTCGAGATGAGCAAGCATCTCTCCGGGCACCTGAAGTAA
- a CDS encoding helix-turn-helix domain-containing protein encodes MPTALLTQLRDARKAKLWSQRDLSERAGIPQAHISRIESGAIDPKVSTLQDLARVLDLDLVLVPRTTLTAVDALVRENAGQEDSQRLREVVAEMYSAAEKLQAMAGGLSDRVADVADELSKLELAEIPPWIRSDILTSTYGISKAIRAANTRALDDALTHLRPLLTDAVVRGSRNRARPAYTLDDEA; translated from the coding sequence ATGCCGACGGCCCTCCTCACCCAGCTCAGGGATGCACGCAAGGCAAAGCTCTGGTCGCAACGGGATCTGAGCGAGCGCGCGGGCATTCCTCAGGCGCATATCTCCCGCATCGAAAGCGGGGCGATCGACCCCAAGGTTTCCACCCTCCAGGATCTCGCCCGCGTTCTGGACCTCGATCTCGTGCTGGTGCCCCGCACGACGCTCACGGCCGTAGACGCCCTGGTCCGTGAAAACGCCGGCCAGGAAGACAGCCAGCGCCTCAGGGAAGTGGTCGCGGAAATGTATTCCGCCGCCGAAAAGCTGCAGGCGATGGCCGGCGGTCTCAGCGACCGGGTTGCCGACGTCGCCGACGAGCTGTCGAAGCTCGAACTCGCCGAGATCCCTCCCTGGATCCGAAGCGACATCCTCACGTCGACCTACGGGATCAGCAAGGCCATCAGGGCCGCCAACACCCGGGCCCTGGACGATGCGCTGACGCACCTGCGCCCGCTCCTGACTGACGCCGTGGTCCGCGGCAGCCGCAACAGGGCGCGGCCCGCCTACACTCTGGACGACGAGGCCTGA
- a CDS encoding type II toxin-antitoxin system HipA family toxin, producing MPGLDVWIGARRVGAITYLGGDRSVFAFDDAYADDPRRPTLSLVFKSAAGGLLREVRPTRARAHPYFSNLLPEGPLRDYLAKRAGVNPTRELHLLAMLGDDLPGAVVLTVQEEAPLPRDAEPRRFYGGGEPTALRFSLAGVQLKFSAAEKAQGGLTIPAHGVGGDWIVKLPSSRFNGVSENEFSMMTLAAAIGIEVPQVRLLSLEDIEGLPEDIGRLKGAAYAVSRFDRSPEGERIHIEDFAQVFGVFPEAKYQRASYRNIGQVLWRETGEPGYAEFVRRLVFSALIGNADMHLKNWSLIYRDGRTPSLAPAYDLLSTIAYLPDDNAALKVARSKAWTDFDADELAALADGSGAPQRLTLRLARETVDAFRSAWASEAAHLPMGDDVRQVVEAQLDRVPIARG from the coding sequence ATGCCCGGCCTCGACGTCTGGATCGGCGCCCGCCGGGTCGGCGCCATCACCTATCTTGGCGGGGACCGTTCCGTCTTCGCCTTCGACGACGCCTACGCCGACGATCCCCGGCGGCCGACGCTCAGCCTGGTCTTCAAGAGCGCGGCTGGCGGCCTGCTCCGCGAGGTTCGCCCGACCCGGGCGCGGGCCCATCCCTACTTTTCCAACCTGCTGCCGGAAGGCCCCCTGCGCGACTATCTTGCGAAGCGCGCTGGCGTGAACCCGACCCGCGAACTGCACCTCCTGGCCATGCTCGGCGATGACCTGCCAGGGGCCGTCGTCCTCACCGTCCAGGAGGAGGCGCCCCTGCCCCGCGACGCCGAGCCACGTCGCTTCTACGGCGGCGGCGAGCCGACCGCGCTGCGCTTCTCCCTGGCCGGTGTTCAGCTGAAATTCTCGGCGGCTGAAAAGGCGCAGGGCGGTCTCACAATCCCGGCCCACGGCGTGGGCGGCGACTGGATCGTCAAGCTCCCTTCCTCCCGCTTCAACGGCGTCTCGGAGAACGAATTCTCCATGATGACCCTCGCGGCCGCCATTGGCATCGAGGTCCCGCAGGTGCGCCTGCTGTCGCTCGAAGATATCGAAGGCCTGCCCGAGGACATCGGCCGTCTTAAGGGGGCCGCCTACGCGGTTTCCCGTTTCGACCGCTCCCCGGAGGGTGAGCGCATTCACATCGAGGACTTCGCACAGGTGTTCGGCGTCTTTCCAGAAGCCAAGTACCAGCGCGCCTCCTATCGCAACATCGGTCAGGTCCTGTGGCGGGAAACGGGCGAGCCGGGCTATGCGGAGTTCGTCCGACGCCTGGTGTTCAGCGCGCTGATCGGCAACGCCGACATGCACCTCAAGAACTGGTCGCTCATCTATCGGGATGGACGAACGCCGAGCCTGGCGCCGGCATACGACCTCCTGTCCACAATAGCCTATCTGCCGGACGACAACGCGGCGCTGAAGGTGGCGCGCAGCAAGGCCTGGACCGACTTCGACGCCGATGAACTCGCCGCCCTCGCCGACGGCTCCGGCGCCCCGCAGCGACTGACGCTGCGGCTGGCGCGGGAGACCGTCGACGCCTTCCGGTCGGCCTGGGCCAGCGAGGCGGCCCACCTGCCGATGGGCGACGACGTGCGCCAGGTGGTCGAGGCGCAGCTCGACCGGGTTCCGATCGCCCGCGGCTGA
- a CDS encoding glycosyltransferase family 2 protein, which translates to MHVAVVIPCLNEEAGVRATAMSLAGETDRLPSATDLILVDNGSTDATWDVLGDLVARGEGRIHRVRERERGFVPPRHRGVLHAARLARRRGLSAGDVLILQGDADTNYLPGYVERMRAAAGANVLLEGSIGRTNAGDSRLAAFRALELKVDQVLRPYEVEDAHETLVDDKACGYRLVDYQRWGGLQREYAADGSELHAETTRLFLRARAMTGAARRRVESAGALTSPRRILEDPALYFCTAGYPRERGWIARFRQAVAADHGPSVRLGAAVSHANRAAIRYRIGHTLVLFWVLPRLAARLLDDPAGAQANSVDLGLQDFSRGDFAERPGWVLTRLLEMIEPADTPLGRLLDRHADEAVCALG; encoded by the coding sequence ATGCACGTCGCCGTCGTCATCCCCTGTCTGAATGAGGAGGCCGGCGTTCGCGCGACGGCAATGTCTCTGGCCGGGGAGACCGATCGCCTCCCGTCGGCCACCGATCTCATTCTCGTCGATAACGGATCGACGGATGCGACCTGGGACGTACTCGGGGACCTGGTGGCGCGGGGAGAGGGCCGCATCCATCGCGTGCGGGAGCGCGAACGCGGCTTCGTCCCGCCCCGCCATCGAGGCGTGCTTCATGCGGCCCGGCTCGCCCGGCGACGGGGCCTGTCGGCGGGAGATGTCCTGATCCTCCAGGGGGACGCGGACACGAACTACCTGCCAGGGTACGTCGAGCGCATGCGCGCGGCGGCTGGCGCGAATGTTCTTCTCGAAGGCTCGATCGGCCGCACGAACGCGGGAGATTCTCGTCTGGCGGCGTTTCGCGCCCTCGAGCTGAAGGTGGATCAGGTCCTCCGTCCCTACGAGGTGGAAGACGCCCACGAGACGCTCGTCGACGACAAGGCCTGCGGTTATCGCCTTGTCGATTACCAGCGCTGGGGCGGCCTTCAGCGGGAATATGCGGCGGACGGCTCCGAACTTCATGCCGAGACGACGCGGCTGTTCCTGCGCGCACGGGCGATGACGGGGGCGGCGCGTCGCCGCGTTGAGAGCGCCGGGGCGCTGACGTCGCCGCGCCGCATCCTTGAGGATCCTGCGCTCTACTTCTGTACGGCCGGATATCCGCGCGAGCGGGGCTGGATCGCGCGCTTCAGGCAGGCGGTCGCGGCAGACCACGGACCCTCGGTGAGGCTTGGCGCGGCGGTGAGCCACGCAAATCGGGCGGCGATCCGCTATCGCATCGGTCACACGCTCGTGCTGTTCTGGGTCCTGCCCCGGCTGGCGGCGAGGCTGCTTGATGATCCTGCAGGCGCTCAGGCGAACAGTGTCGATCTCGGCCTGCAGGACTTCAGCCGCGGCGACTTCGCAGAGCGACCCGGGTGGGTCCTGACGCGCCTCCTCGAGATGATCGAACCGGCCGACACCCCGCTCGGCAGGCTCCTTGACCGGCATGCCGACGAGGCTGTCTGCGCGCTGGGATGA
- a CDS encoding GNAT family N-acetyltransferase: MAKPPRRRPAARATPKPRPVTPAPPEERVSPDDVRLVRGKGGPESGGGPGGEAWAIFHKSSRAGRIFINWIDEPPIGPHASIQIYLNRQSQGRGVGRIAYRLASEESQYDTIYAHMRKSNEASTRAAAAAGYEDVTPADLSQRLMRWVRPR; this comes from the coding sequence ATGGCTAAACCTCCCAGGCGCCGTCCGGCGGCGCGCGCCACGCCCAAGCCCAGGCCGGTCACCCCGGCTCCGCCGGAGGAGCGGGTCTCGCCCGACGACGTACGGCTCGTGCGTGGAAAAGGCGGGCCGGAGTCCGGCGGCGGCCCTGGCGGCGAGGCCTGGGCGATCTTCCATAAGTCGTCCCGCGCCGGTCGGATCTTCATCAACTGGATTGATGAGCCGCCGATCGGCCCTCACGCCTCAATCCAGATCTATCTCAATCGGCAAAGCCAGGGCCGGGGCGTCGGCCGCATCGCCTATCGACTGGCGAGCGAAGAGAGCCAGTACGACACCATCTACGCCCACATGCGCAAATCCAACGAGGCGTCGACGCGGGCTGCTGCGGCGGCGGGCTACGAGGACGTCACCCCCGCCGACCTGTCGCAGCGCCTGATGCGCTGGGTCCGGCCGCGCTGA